A single window of Halobacillus naozhouensis DNA harbors:
- the groES gene encoding co-chaperone GroES: MLKPLGDRIVIELVEEEQTTASGIVLPDSAKEKPQEGKIVAVGTGRVTDNGEKIALEVSQGDHIIYSKFAGTEVKYEGNEYLIIRESDILAVVQ, encoded by the coding sequence TTGTTAAAGCCACTAGGTGATCGTATTGTAATTGAATTAGTAGAGGAAGAACAAACTACTGCAAGCGGTATCGTGCTTCCAGACTCTGCGAAAGAAAAGCCTCAAGAAGGTAAAATCGTAGCGGTTGGAACAGGTCGTGTAACGGATAACGGTGAGAAGATTGCACTTGAAGTTTCACAAGGTGATCATATCATCTATTCTAAGTTTGCAGGTACTGAAGTAAAATATGAAGGCAATGAATACTTAATCATTCGCGAAAGTGATATTTTAGCAGTCGTTCAGTAA
- a CDS encoding PLP-dependent aminotransferase family protein, translating to MQIDIQRNGESLSKQIYQSIVDRIRSGLLEEGSKLPSVRSLSKQLEVSLVTAVKAYKQLEQDGFATSIQGKGTFVKAKISEKKKEEAIPLYDWQLSLQDYLPRSQFARYHIAPQKVHLSSSMIDPKLLPNRYFEHEVQQVLSENPELLSIYGNVQGDNQLRSEMSAYLKRSGVTSTPENILVTSGLQQSIDLIARTFVGPGDVVVMEAPTYPGAIDIFRGRGATILTVPVDKDGMRIDILQNVCEKHKPKVIFTIPTFHNPTGVVMSLKRRKQLLDIAGSIHCIIVEDDPCSEIYFEKKPPVTLKSMDQFGNVIYLRGLSKTIAPSCRIGILTASGSIFNRLLAAKANADLGSPLLTQKAILPLINSKRMIDHSKKLRTALKIRRDLALDLLTSLSPEGVSWTIPEGGLNLWISLPSWIDSHLLLSEAKNQQITFLPGSACYPVGQENNHLRISYSYINEELLTHGIKTLCNIFHAAISSQKISENRPNF from the coding sequence GTGCAAATTGATATTCAAAGAAATGGGGAATCACTATCTAAACAAATATATCAATCTATTGTTGACCGAATCCGTTCAGGACTTTTGGAAGAGGGATCGAAGTTGCCTTCTGTACGCAGTCTTTCCAAACAACTGGAAGTAAGTTTGGTTACAGCTGTCAAGGCGTACAAACAATTAGAACAAGATGGATTTGCTACTTCTATCCAAGGAAAAGGTACTTTTGTAAAAGCAAAAATTAGCGAGAAAAAGAAAGAAGAAGCAATACCTTTATACGATTGGCAATTATCACTTCAAGATTATCTACCAAGATCCCAGTTTGCTCGTTATCATATTGCTCCCCAAAAAGTCCACCTTTCATCGTCCATGATAGATCCTAAACTACTTCCAAACAGATACTTTGAGCATGAGGTACAACAGGTTCTTTCGGAGAATCCAGAGTTATTGTCTATATACGGGAATGTTCAAGGTGATAATCAACTAAGGAGTGAAATGTCTGCCTATTTAAAAAGGTCAGGGGTTACTTCTACACCAGAAAATATCTTAGTTACAAGTGGTCTTCAACAAAGTATAGATCTTATTGCACGTACATTTGTTGGACCTGGGGATGTGGTGGTAATGGAAGCACCGACATACCCGGGGGCAATTGATATTTTTCGGGGAAGAGGTGCTACCATACTTACGGTGCCTGTTGATAAAGATGGAATGCGAATAGATATACTCCAAAACGTGTGTGAAAAACATAAACCAAAAGTTATCTTTACGATTCCTACATTTCATAATCCAACAGGTGTTGTTATGTCTCTAAAACGACGTAAGCAGTTACTTGATATAGCGGGGAGTATCCATTGTATTATTGTGGAGGACGATCCATGCAGTGAGATTTATTTTGAAAAAAAACCACCTGTCACCCTTAAAAGCATGGATCAGTTTGGTAATGTAATTTATTTAAGAGGATTGAGCAAAACGATTGCTCCGAGTTGTAGAATAGGAATATTAACAGCTTCTGGCTCTATTTTCAATCGTTTATTAGCTGCAAAAGCAAATGCTGATTTAGGAAGTCCTTTACTTACACAAAAGGCTATTCTTCCCTTGATTAACTCTAAAAGAATGATAGATCACTCAAAGAAGTTGAGGACGGCTCTAAAAATCCGAAGAGATTTAGCTCTTGATTTACTTACAAGTCTTTCTCCTGAAGGTGTATCTTGGACGATACCAGAAGGAGGATTAAATTTATGGATCAGTTTGCCTTCTTGGATTGATAGTCATCTTCTTTTATCAGAAGCAAAAAACCAACAGATAACATTTTTGCCAGGATCAGCATGTTATCCAGTAGGGCAAGAAAATAATCATTTGCGTATTAGTTACTCATATATAAATGAGGAACTATTAACACATGGAATTAAAACATTATGTAATATCTTTCATGCTGCGATTTCATCCCAAAAAATAAGTGAAAATAGGCCAAATTTTTAA
- a CDS encoding DMT family transporter — protein MNQKRLLLTYGLVFFVTAIWGLNLVIIKVLVEDLPPQTMTAFRIMMAGITALIIIVLGKSFRRLSKKEWIYTLFGMLFGVILHHLLIAVGLTMIDASNASLILALVPLTTAILAVLFLGEQLTKLRVIGFILALTGVFFIQGGSFSNMQLSQGELILFIAMFVQAISFIFVKKATETLDSKHVTTIMYLAGSIGLLIISFIIEPGGVSEMTSASLFTYFLFIVSGLVATGIGYIVFNAAIQQIGAGQTAIFNNFVPFFGLVFSVIFLNETITTSQLIGFVFIVAGVLFGTGYIEKLREKKHRRINNTKKSVG, from the coding sequence GTGAATCAAAAACGCTTATTACTAACTTACGGTTTAGTATTTTTTGTTACAGCTATTTGGGGACTTAATCTTGTTATAATTAAAGTATTGGTGGAAGATTTACCCCCTCAAACAATGACAGCTTTTCGAATTATGATGGCTGGGATTACAGCATTAATCATAATCGTTCTGGGGAAATCATTTCGTCGTCTATCGAAAAAGGAATGGATCTATACATTATTTGGAATGTTATTCGGTGTCATCTTACACCACTTGCTTATAGCAGTAGGCTTAACAATGATTGATGCTTCGAATGCTTCTTTAATTCTTGCATTAGTTCCACTCACAACTGCAATACTTGCTGTTCTCTTTTTAGGTGAACAATTAACAAAATTACGAGTGATTGGTTTTATTCTAGCATTAACCGGCGTCTTCTTTATTCAGGGTGGATCATTCAGTAACATGCAATTATCTCAGGGAGAATTAATTTTATTTATTGCCATGTTTGTCCAAGCCATTAGTTTTATTTTCGTAAAAAAGGCAACAGAAACACTTGATTCAAAACATGTAACAACAATAATGTACCTAGCTGGCTCAATTGGATTGTTGATTATTAGTTTTATAATCGAGCCTGGAGGGGTCAGTGAAATGACTTCTGCATCTTTATTTACTTACTTTTTATTTATCGTATCAGGGTTAGTGGCAACAGGAATTGGATATATTGTTTTTAATGCAGCTATTCAGCAGATAGGTGCAGGACAAACAGCTATATTTAACAACTTTGTTCCATTTTTTGGTCTTGTATTTTCCGTTATTTTTTTAAATGAAACAATTACAACTTCACAATTAATTGGATTTGTATTTATTGTAGCTGGTGTTCTATTTGGTACAGGTTATATTGAAAAACTACGGGAGAAAAAACATAGACGGATTAATAATACTAAAAAGAGTGTGGGATAA
- a CDS encoding YdiK family protein, which produces MRMSPIFMALLYFAMGVAFTYIAAHSAEESLWNFRTLLPALIATFNFAVTIRLIITYMKIKKANK; this is translated from the coding sequence ATGAGGATGTCACCGATATTTATGGCTCTTCTTTACTTTGCGATGGGGGTGGCTTTCACCTATATTGCCGCCCACTCTGCGGAAGAGAGTTTATGGAATTTCAGAACTTTACTTCCTGCCCTCATTGCCACTTTTAATTTCGCGGTCACGATTCGTTTAATAATCACCTACATGAAAATAAAAAAAGCTAATAAGTAA
- a CDS encoding CPBP family intramembrane glutamic endopeptidase: MPKRYWLIILTYVITQLSAIVGMPLVVFAFDLSRSDAIAVWSVFSFTIATIIMLGLLKKDMKQASLREDRSGPGKIVLWSILGVFLALFSQGIAALIETEIFGVPAGSENTMNLMEIARKSPLFILLPVVFAPITEEIIFRKVIFGSIYKRSNFFVAVLVSALIFGAFHFDFKHMLVYFSMGVVFAFLYIKTKSIITPIIAHMAMNSFVVFTQFFISEEEIRRMQEQLQTILFGGLM; this comes from the coding sequence ATGCCTAAACGATATTGGTTAATTATTCTTACTTATGTGATTACTCAGCTATCCGCGATCGTTGGAATGCCGCTTGTAGTGTTTGCTTTTGACCTGAGTAGATCTGATGCTATTGCAGTGTGGTCAGTGTTCAGCTTTACGATCGCCACCATCATCATGCTGGGTTTATTAAAGAAAGATATGAAACAGGCTTCCTTACGGGAAGATCGATCTGGTCCTGGAAAGATTGTGCTTTGGTCGATTCTAGGTGTATTTCTTGCCTTATTTTCTCAAGGAATAGCCGCCCTGATAGAAACGGAAATCTTCGGGGTTCCGGCTGGGTCCGAAAATACGATGAATTTAATGGAGATCGCAAGGAAGTCTCCATTGTTTATTCTTCTGCCTGTTGTATTTGCTCCTATTACAGAGGAAATTATCTTTCGTAAAGTCATCTTTGGTTCTATTTACAAAAGGTCTAACTTTTTTGTTGCTGTTCTAGTATCAGCGCTCATATTTGGGGCGTTCCACTTTGACTTTAAGCATATGCTTGTCTATTTCTCCATGGGCGTTGTGTTTGCCTTCTTGTACATCAAAACAAAGAGCATTATTACACCCATAATTGCTCACATGGCGATGAATTCTTTCGTTGTGTTTACTCAATTCTTTATTTCCGAAGAAGAAATTCGCCGTATGCAGGAACAGTTGCAGACGATTCTGTTTGGAGGGCTAATGTAG
- a CDS encoding MFS transporter: MLQNIKGWKHPAILLSSIGISNIGDFIYLVAINIIVYQITGSAAAVAGLWIIGPLTNIVTKLWTGSFIDYRSKRKVMIVTYIIRAMFIGMIPFAPNMVVIYGILVILKMADAFFNPSAITYVTILVPKEKRKRFKSIRSFTTSGAFIIGPAIGGSLILLTSIESTLWLNAIFFVISAILLLFLPEKENIDKETIPTLTISQVIRDFTVVREFMFNNKYVSFIYLGFIMIMIFSFAMDTQEVVFTQQVIGLSEIDYSLLISITGIGSVVGAVLLSFFSNKFSLRYMITIGLIMMTIGYVIYAFSWSFSSIVVGFLILGFFNVFLNAGIMTFYQNNVPVEVMGRVTSVYQLVQSAVQVIFILAIGVVADLVSLRLTIVTLALLMLFSSFIFSISVLKPSKKYFYQEHGNEKEES, encoded by the coding sequence ATGTTACAAAACATAAAGGGTTGGAAACATCCTGCAATATTGTTGTCTTCCATCGGAATTTCAAATATCGGAGACTTTATCTACTTAGTAGCGATAAATATCATTGTCTATCAGATTACTGGTTCAGCGGCAGCTGTTGCGGGACTTTGGATCATCGGACCATTAACGAATATTGTAACGAAGCTCTGGACAGGAAGTTTTATCGATTATCGAAGCAAGCGAAAAGTAATGATAGTAACGTACATAATTAGAGCGATGTTCATCGGCATGATACCGTTTGCACCAAATATGGTGGTAATCTACGGGATACTCGTTATCTTAAAGATGGCGGATGCCTTTTTCAATCCGTCAGCAATAACATACGTTACAATTCTCGTTCCAAAAGAAAAAAGAAAGCGCTTCAAATCAATTCGTTCATTTACGACTTCTGGAGCGTTTATTATTGGGCCTGCAATTGGTGGTTCACTTATATTGTTAACATCTATCGAATCGACATTATGGCTTAATGCAATATTTTTTGTAATCTCAGCAATTTTATTATTATTTCTTCCGGAGAAAGAAAACATTGATAAAGAGACCATCCCTACATTAACAATTTCACAGGTGATTCGTGACTTCACGGTTGTTCGTGAGTTCATGTTCAACAATAAATATGTATCCTTTATTTATCTTGGTTTTATTATGATCATGATTTTTTCTTTTGCCATGGATACACAAGAAGTTGTTTTTACACAACAAGTAATCGGGCTTTCCGAAATTGATTATAGCCTGTTAATTAGCATAACTGGAATTGGCTCTGTTGTTGGTGCGGTTTTATTATCGTTTTTTTCGAACAAATTCTCACTTAGGTATATGATTACTATTGGTCTAATCATGATGACGATTGGTTATGTCATTTATGCATTTTCGTGGTCTTTTTCATCCATTGTTGTCGGGTTTTTAATCTTAGGTTTCTTTAACGTGTTCTTAAATGCAGGAATCATGACTTTCTATCAAAACAACGTCCCTGTTGAAGTCATGGGGAGAGTAACAAGTGTTTATCAGTTAGTTCAAAGTGCTGTTCAAGTAATCTTTATACTTGCAATTGGGGTTGTAGCTGACCTTGTTTCCTTACGACTTACGATTGTCACATTGGCGCTTCTCATGTTGTTTTCATCTTTTATCTTTTCAATTTCAGTATTAAAGCCAAGTAAAAAGTATTTTTACCAAGAACATGGCAACGAAAAAGAGGAAAGTTAA
- a CDS encoding recombinase family protein yields the protein MLFGYARVSTKDQNLHMQFDALKQYGVEEKNIYSEKITGTKKDRPAFAEMMKYLREGDTVVVYKLDRIGRSTKHLVDLINGFQDKGINFVSINENIDTTTAMGKLVFTIFSGLAQFERDIISERTKSGLDAARSRGRKGGRPKKDQSKLDMAFRMYDSKEYRIKEILDATGLSRATFYRYLGERNNNTK from the coding sequence ATGTTATTTGGGTATGCTCGGGTAAGTACAAAAGATCAAAATTTACATATGCAGTTTGACGCGTTAAAGCAATATGGGGTAGAAGAGAAAAATATTTACTCAGAAAAAATCACGGGAACGAAAAAGGATCGTCCGGCATTCGCGGAAATGATGAAGTATCTACGTGAGGGAGATACGGTGGTTGTTTATAAACTCGATCGAATTGGTCGTAGCACAAAACACTTGGTGGATCTAATCAATGGCTTCCAGGATAAAGGCATTAATTTTGTTTCTATTAATGAGAACATTGATACCACAACAGCGATGGGAAAATTGGTTTTCACGATTTTTAGTGGTTTAGCTCAGTTTGAACGTGACATTATTTCTGAACGAACGAAGTCCGGATTAGATGCTGCCAGATCCCGAGGACGAAAAGGTGGTCGACCAAAAAAAGACCAATCCAAGTTGGATATGGCCTTTCGCATGTATGATAGTAAGGAATACAGGATTAAAGAGATATTGGATGCTACCGGCTTAAGTAGAGCTACTTTCTACAGATACTTAGGAGAACGGAATAATAATACTAAATAA
- a CDS encoding alpha/beta hydrolase, with protein MVKVVQPKSFLLKGGKKAVLLLHSFTSNTVDVKKLGRYLNQENYTCFAPLYEGHGLSSEQLLLKNSSDWWKSVEGGYQFLKNEGYQTIAVIGVSLGGIFALNVGQKLNVNGIVTMSVPYKRDVDMLKSRVLKYALTYKQLEGKGKEQISRELDHLKASSFNSLLQFKEYIDLTMEGLSRIEKPICILYGELDEVLYKESADYIYQNVSSESKSVKGYSNSRHLMTLGEDQEEIQADILSFLNNLQW; from the coding sequence ATGGTGAAAGTCGTTCAACCAAAGTCTTTCTTATTAAAAGGCGGGAAAAAGGCGGTTTTATTATTGCATTCCTTTACTAGCAATACGGTGGATGTGAAAAAACTAGGAAGGTACCTGAATCAAGAAAATTATACTTGTTTCGCTCCGTTATATGAGGGACACGGATTATCCAGCGAACAATTACTTCTTAAGAACTCTAGTGATTGGTGGAAAAGTGTAGAAGGAGGTTACCAATTTTTAAAGAATGAGGGTTATCAAACTATTGCTGTAATTGGTGTATCATTAGGTGGCATTTTCGCTTTAAACGTAGGTCAAAAATTAAATGTTAATGGTATAGTTACGATGTCTGTTCCTTATAAGAGAGATGTAGACATGTTAAAAAGTCGTGTCCTAAAATATGCATTAACTTATAAACAATTAGAAGGAAAAGGCAAGGAGCAAATATCTCGTGAATTGGATCATTTAAAAGCATCTTCATTTAATAGTTTATTACAGTTTAAGGAATACATTGACTTAACAATGGAAGGATTGTCGAGAATTGAGAAGCCTATATGTATTTTATATGGAGAATTAGATGAAGTCTTATATAAAGAAAGTGCTGATTATATCTATCAAAATGTATCTTCGGAAAGTAAAAGTGTAAAGGGTTATTCCAATTCAAGACATTTAATGACATTAGGTGAGGATCAAGAAGAAATCCAAGCTGACATTTTATCTTTCTTAAACAATTTACAATGGTGA
- a CDS encoding recombinase family protein, with amino-acid sequence MIFGYARVSSNEQNLNRQIKELEAYGCEDIVIEKESGVMFRPEFEKLLHQIRKNDVVVCHDLTRFGRSQIHILQVIQELREKNAGLVTLKERIDTREDNPYSDLIVSIFSATAEFERKMIKERQREGIEIAKKKGTYKGGKKRYHAGAKGKDKVIYDEVVRLLNQTESVINIHRKTGLSRNTVYSIKESKENGS; translated from the coding sequence ATGATATTTGGCTATGCACGAGTAAGTTCCAATGAGCAAAACTTAAATCGTCAAATTAAAGAATTAGAAGCTTATGGTTGTGAAGATATTGTGATTGAAAAAGAGAGTGGTGTTATGTTTAGACCTGAATTTGAAAAGCTTTTACATCAGATTCGTAAAAATGACGTGGTTGTTTGTCATGATCTAACACGCTTTGGACGATCACAGATTCATATTTTACAAGTGATTCAAGAATTACGTGAAAAGAATGCAGGACTAGTCACATTAAAAGAGCGAATTGATACAAGAGAGGATAATCCATACAGTGACCTAATTGTCTCCATTTTCTCCGCAACAGCAGAGTTTGAAAGGAAAATGATTAAAGAACGGCAGCGTGAGGGGATTGAAATTGCCAAAAAGAAGGGCACTTATAAGGGTGGAAAGAAAAGATATCATGCGGGAGCTAAAGGAAAGGATAAAGTGATCTATGATGAAGTCGTACGTTTACTTAATCAAACAGAATCGGTGATAAACATTCATCGAAAGACAGGGCTTTCTCGTAATACGGTTTACTCCATTAAGGAGAGTAAAGAGAACGGTTCATAG
- the ltrA gene encoding group II intron reverse transcriptase/maturase, giving the protein MQALRYWDYYDMTKTFTDLYDKSGNQQSFSHLYDVIICRENILLAYRTIKSNKGSKTPGTDGKTINDLKEWSEEKLVMKIRRQLENYCPKKVRRKWIDKGNGKQRPLGIPCILDRVIQQSFKQVLEPIAEAKFYNHSYGFRPLRSAHHAMARVQQLINLSSFHFVVDVDIKGFFDHINHTLLIKQLWNMGIQDRKVLACIGRMLKAEIDNEGVPNEGVPQGGILSTLLANIVLNDLDQWIAGQWEFFPLTKPYQSKVGERYAKKRSSLKEGYIVRYADDFKILCKDGKTAQKWYHAARLYLKDRLNLDISPEKSQIVNLRKRESEFLGFTIRADKKGKRRVARTGVKEDKKQKIKKETKKLVRRIKASPSAMNALLFNSFVLGIHQYFKRATKVNLEFSRLAYDLGAFIYNHLRPVGKYGHPFQPPPTYKKMYYHNFKTFKIAGIYLFPIADVKTVKTLGFTPKMTPFTEEGRNMIHKKLRSDIQSEIGTLMKSTLPNRSVEYMDNRISRYSMKMGRCEITGLELLATDVHCHHYVPLTLGGSDQFNNLRILHKGIHKLIHATNIKMIDELIQEFQLTGDMINKVNRFRRKCELETI; this is encoded by the coding sequence GTGCAAGCTTTACGATATTGGGATTATTACGATATGACTAAGACGTTTACTGATTTGTATGATAAGAGTGGGAACCAACAATCTTTTTCACATCTTTACGATGTCATTATATGCAGAGAAAATATATTGCTCGCTTACCGTACTATCAAATCCAATAAAGGTTCCAAAACACCTGGAACTGACGGAAAAACGATAAATGACCTGAAAGAGTGGTCCGAAGAAAAACTGGTGATGAAAATCCGGAGGCAACTGGAAAATTATTGCCCCAAGAAAGTCAGACGAAAATGGATTGATAAAGGTAATGGCAAGCAAAGGCCACTTGGTATACCTTGTATTCTGGATCGAGTCATCCAACAAAGTTTTAAACAGGTACTTGAGCCGATTGCTGAAGCTAAATTTTACAACCACAGTTATGGATTTAGGCCCCTTCGTTCGGCTCACCACGCAATGGCGAGAGTCCAACAACTTATCAATTTATCTTCTTTTCATTTTGTAGTGGATGTTGATATCAAAGGGTTCTTTGACCATATTAATCATACATTGCTTATAAAGCAACTATGGAACATGGGAATTCAAGACCGAAAGGTATTGGCTTGTATTGGCAGAATGTTGAAAGCTGAAATAGACAATGAAGGGGTGCCCAATGAAGGTGTGCCGCAAGGCGGCATCTTATCAACTTTATTGGCAAACATTGTGCTTAATGACCTTGACCAATGGATAGCTGGACAATGGGAGTTCTTCCCTTTGACTAAACCTTATCAATCCAAAGTTGGCGAAAGATACGCCAAAAAGCGTTCTTCCCTCAAAGAAGGCTATATCGTCCGTTATGCGGACGACTTTAAAATTCTTTGCAAGGATGGAAAAACGGCGCAAAAGTGGTATCATGCTGCAAGACTATACCTCAAGGACCGTCTGAATCTTGATATTTCGCCGGAAAAATCGCAAATAGTAAATTTGCGAAAACGGGAGTCAGAATTTTTAGGATTTACCATCCGTGCCGATAAAAAGGGCAAAAGGCGAGTTGCCCGCACCGGTGTTAAAGAAGATAAAAAGCAAAAAATCAAGAAAGAAACGAAGAAACTGGTTCGAAGAATCAAAGCTTCGCCTTCGGCAATGAATGCATTGCTCTTTAACAGTTTTGTTTTAGGAATTCATCAGTATTTCAAAAGGGCTACCAAGGTTAATTTGGAGTTTTCACGTCTTGCCTATGACTTAGGTGCGTTCATCTATAACCATCTTAGACCAGTTGGTAAATATGGTCACCCGTTCCAACCACCACCGACTTATAAAAAGATGTATTATCATAACTTTAAAACATTTAAAATCGCTGGTATTTATCTATTTCCAATCGCGGATGTTAAAACGGTGAAGACCTTAGGATTCACTCCAAAAATGACGCCTTTCACCGAAGAAGGCAGAAACATGATACACAAAAAGTTACGTTCGGACATCCAAAGTGAAATAGGTACACTAATGAAATCCACACTTCCAAACCGAAGTGTGGAATACATGGATAATCGCATCAGTCGGTACAGTATGAAAATGGGGAGATGTGAAATTACAGGCCTAGAATTGCTTGCGACAGATGTCCATTGTCACCATTATGTACCGTTAACTCTTGGTGGAAGCGACCAATTTAATAACCTTCGTATCCTACACAAAGGGATACACAAGCTAATTCATGCCACTAATATAAAGATGATTGATGAACTTATACAGGAGTTTCAGCTTACTGGTGATATGATAAATAAGGTTAACCGTTTCCGAAGGAAATGTGAGCTTGAAACGATTTAA
- the groL gene encoding chaperonin GroEL (60 kDa chaperone family; promotes refolding of misfolded polypeptides especially under stressful conditions; forms two stacked rings of heptamers to form a barrel-shaped 14mer; ends can be capped by GroES; misfolded proteins enter the barrel where they are refolded when GroES binds), producing MAKEIKFSEDARRAMLRGVDTLADAVKVTLGPKGRNVVLDKKFGSPLITNDGVTIAKEIELEDHFENMGAQLVSEVASKTNDVAGDGTTTATVLAQAMIREGLKNVTSGANPVGIRRGIEKAVEVATEELRKISKPIEGRESISQVASISASDNEVGQLIAEAMERVGNDGVITIEESKGFNTELEVVEGMQFDRGYASPYMVTDQDKMEAVLEDPYILITDKKINNIQEVLPVLEQVVQQSKPLLLISEDVEGEALATLVVNKLRGTFNAVAVKAPGFGDRRKAMLEDIAVLTGGQVITEDLGLDLKNTTIDQLGRASKAVITKENTTIVEGNGNPEQIASRVAQVRAQAEESTSEFDKEKLQERLAKLAGGVAVIKVGAATETELKERKLRIEDALNSTRAAVEEGIVAGGGTALVNIVKSVEGLGLQDDEATGGSIVLRALEEPVRQIVHNAGLEGSIIVERLKGEAVGTGFNAATGEWVNMVESGIVDPTKVTRSALQNAASVAAMFLTTEAVVADHPEEDNGGGGGMPDMGGMGGMGGMM from the coding sequence ATGGCTAAAGAAATTAAATTTAGTGAAGACGCACGCCGCGCCATGCTTCGTGGTGTAGATACATTGGCAGATGCCGTAAAAGTAACACTAGGACCAAAAGGACGTAATGTGGTACTTGATAAGAAATTCGGCTCCCCGCTTATTACCAATGATGGGGTAACCATTGCGAAAGAAATCGAATTGGAAGATCACTTTGAGAATATGGGTGCACAGCTTGTATCCGAAGTTGCTTCTAAAACAAACGACGTAGCGGGTGACGGTACAACAACTGCGACTGTCCTTGCACAAGCTATGATCCGTGAAGGGTTGAAAAACGTAACCTCTGGTGCCAACCCAGTAGGAATCCGCCGCGGAATTGAAAAGGCAGTAGAAGTTGCAACAGAAGAACTTCGTAAAATCTCTAAGCCAATCGAAGGCCGGGAGTCTATCTCTCAAGTAGCTTCTATTTCTGCTTCTGACAATGAAGTAGGCCAGCTAATCGCTGAAGCTATGGAGCGCGTGGGTAACGATGGTGTTATCACAATTGAAGAATCTAAAGGATTTAACACAGAACTAGAAGTGGTTGAAGGAATGCAGTTTGACCGCGGATACGCTTCTCCATACATGGTAACAGACCAGGATAAGATGGAAGCTGTTCTTGAAGATCCTTATATCTTGATCACAGATAAGAAGATCAACAACATCCAGGAAGTTCTGCCTGTTCTTGAACAAGTTGTACAGCAGTCCAAGCCTCTTTTATTAATCTCTGAAGATGTAGAGGGTGAAGCTCTAGCAACACTTGTTGTCAACAAGCTTCGCGGCACATTTAATGCTGTAGCAGTTAAAGCACCAGGCTTCGGTGATCGCCGTAAAGCAATGCTTGAAGACATTGCTGTACTAACAGGCGGTCAGGTTATTACAGAAGATCTTGGCTTAGATCTGAAGAACACTACAATTGATCAGCTTGGACGTGCATCCAAAGCAGTGATCACTAAAGAAAACACAACAATCGTTGAAGGAAACGGAAACCCAGAGCAAATCGCTTCCCGCGTAGCTCAAGTCCGTGCCCAGGCTGAAGAATCTACTTCAGAATTCGATAAAGAAAAACTACAAGAACGTCTGGCTAAACTTGCTGGCGGCGTAGCTGTCATTAAAGTGGGTGCAGCTACAGAAACAGAATTGAAAGAGCGTAAACTACGCATTGAAGATGCCTTGAACTCAACTCGAGCAGCAGTAGAAGAAGGTATTGTTGCTGGTGGTGGTACCGCGCTTGTAAACATCGTCAAATCCGTTGAAGGTCTAGGCCTGCAAGACGACGAAGCTACAGGTGGAAGCATCGTGCTACGTGCTCTCGAAGAACCTGTACGCCAAATCGTACACAACGCTGGATTAGAAGGTTCTATTATTGTAGAACGTCTAAAAGGTGAAGCAGTAGGTACTGGATTCAACGCAGCTACTGGCGAATGGGTAAACATGGTTGAAAGCGGTATTGTCGATCCAACAAAAGTAACTCGTTCTGCTCTGCAAAACGCAGCATCTGTTGCGGCTATGTTCTTGACTACTGAAGCAGTCGTTGCTGATCACCCGGAAGAAGACAACGGCGGTGGCGGCGGTATGCCTGACATGGGCGGAATGGGTGGAATGGGAGGAATGATGTAG